The nucleotide window ATCAGGTCGCCTCGCTCCCGACGCCGCCACAACTCGGACCGCCACGCTTCGACAAGCGCGGCCTCGGGGAAGTCGGCGGGGGTGGTGCAGTCGAGGAGCAGGGCGTGCGCCCCGACCTGTCGGATCCGCATCCGCTCATCCTCGCCGATGTCGTGCCGATCCGGTGTTCACGATGATGGTGCCGGGTGTCACCAACGCCACTACTTCCAAGTAACCTACGGTGCCGTAACCTGACTGGGTGACCACCTCCGCCCCGCTTCGCCTGAAGCCGGTCGACATCGGAAAGCCCCGGATGCGCGGCTGGCTACACACGTACGCCTTCTTCGTCGCAGTGGTCTGCGGCATCGTGCTCTGCTCGATCGCCGCCACCCGACCGGGGTGGGCACCCCTGGTGAGCTGCCTCATCTACAGCCTGACGGTCTGCGGGCTCTTCGGCACGAGCGCGCTGTACCACCGTCGTGTGTGGTCGGAGCGCGGCTACCAGGTGATGCGCCGGATGGACCACTCGATGATCTTCGTGTTCATCGCCGGCACGTACACACCGCTCTGCGCGATGCTGCTCGCGCCCCGGCCGGCCGCCGTGATGCTGGCCCT belongs to Micromonospora ureilytica and includes:
- the trhA gene encoding PAQR family membrane homeostasis protein TrhA, yielding MTTSAPLRLKPVDIGKPRMRGWLHTYAFFVAVVCGIVLCSIAATRPGWAPLVSCLIYSLTVCGLFGTSALYHRRVWSERGYQVMRRMDHSMIFVFIAGTYTPLCAMLLAPRPAAVMLALVWGGALAGVAVKVVWPHAPRWVSAPLYLALGWVAVAMLPEILHGGGVAALVLLIIGGAMYSVGAVFYALRRPNPWPTVFGHHEFFHSCTLLAALCHHIAIYFALFA